The sequence below is a genomic window from Rhodothermia bacterium.
TGCCGCCGCACTCCAATCTGGTAAGTTAGGGTTTATGGACTATTATAACCTGAAAAACCTACAAGCGGACACCAAGATGCGGGACGCGATTGGAAGTGGGAGCGACGCAAGCCTCCAAAACGACTAAGTGGTCAAGGGGCTTTCGGATTCGAAAGCCCTTTTTAATGAAGATATTAACAACGAAGTATATAAAACAGCATACAGCAGATGATTAAAATCCTTTTGGCCACACGCAACCAAGACAAAGTGAATGAGTTTCGGGAAGCGCTCAAAGGTCTTCCATATGAGGTCGTAACGGCATTAGACTTCCCCAGCCTTCCAGAAGTGGTCGAGGATCGTTCGACATTAGAAGGCAATGCAGAGAAAAAAGCAGTTGAATTGTATCAGGCAACAGGGGTTTTCTCAATGGCGGATGACACAGGGCTTGAGGTGGAGGCATTACAGGGCGCACCCGGTGTTTTTTCCGCTCGCTATGCAGGTGAACATGCAACCTATGCCGAAAATCGAAGGAAAATGCTACTCGAAATGAAAGGGATTCAACACCGCAGAGCACAGTTTAGAACCGTTATTGCATATAAAAAACAGGCGCTTTATCTCTTTGAAGGGGTGTGTACTGGGCAAATTATAGACGTAGAACGCGGAGAGGGTGGTTTTGGGTATGACCCCATTTTCGTACCAGATGGATACGACCGCACATTTGCAGAAATGACCTTAGAAGAAAAAAACAAGATCAGCCATCGAGGACGCGCATTCCAAAAATTTTTGGCTTTTTTAGCAAGTAACCATGCTTAAGCGCAATAAATTAAACACCTTAGGATAAAGAAAAATGATTGCAATGGTTCAACGGGTAAGCGAGGCATCTGTAAAAATTGACGGACAGATTGTGGGAGAAATTGGACAGGGTGTCTTGGTACTTTTGGGTATTCATATAAATGATACACAAAAAGAATTGGAATGGCTCGTACAAAAAGTGGTGCAATTACGCATCTTTAACGACGAAGACGGCAAGATGAACCGCTCCTTGCTTGAGGTGGGTGGGCAGGCTTTGGTGGTTTCACAATTCACCCTTTATGGCGATGCGAAAAAGGGAAATCGGCCTTCTTACATTACTGCTGCCCGCCCCGAAACCGCTATTCCGCTCTACGAATCGTTTGTTGAAAAACTTTCGCTTGCCATAAGAAAAACGGTTCCAACGGGTGTTTTTGGAGCGGATATGAAGGTCTCGTTGGTAAACGATGGCCCTGTAACCCTATGGTTGGAAAAACAACCCAATGGTTGAGCCTTACCGGTAAACGCATTGGGAAAAAAGCCTAAAGCGTTTCGTTTTGTTTCTTCAAGGGCGCAACATGTTCTTGGTACAATGCGACAAGCGAATAGACATCCGGCAATTCTTGAATAACCATCCAGATAAAAATGATGCCGGAAAGCAAGTTGAGCCAATAAATGGGGTTTTGATGTAGGGTTCCGTCTAAGACGGCAAAGAGGCAAATCACCCCGCCCAACATTGCAGGGGCCTCTGCAAGTGCGGCTCGAGAAATCAATGCGGTACGGATCGGTGTCAATGCGGATTCTGGTGGAACAGTAGCCGCTTGTGTCATAAGTCTTGCAAAAATAATGGGCCGCAGAAACCATATGGCGGCAAATAGGAAAATGTGTGCTACCGATAAAACGTTGATCAAGGAGAGATCTCCTTTGGTGGAAGGCGGTGGCGTGGAGGCATATAAAAAGCCAATAACACCATAAAAAATACCAATACCTGCTGCAAAGGCGATGAAAATGATTTTTAAAGGTTGTATGTCGGCCTCTCTAAGCTGGTTTTGGAAACGCTCACTATCTCGGTTCATAGAACTTGGTATTGTATTTTGTAAAATATAAGGATGGAACTCGAACCTCTAAAGCTGGTACTCGAACCTCGAAAAAATATACAAGGGGGCAACAACACCCAAAATACCGAAAGGAAAATACCATGACATTGGACATTTCCCAAATAAAATC
It includes:
- the rdgB gene encoding RdgB/HAM1 family non-canonical purine NTP pyrophosphatase is translated as MIKILLATRNQDKVNEFREALKGLPYEVVTALDFPSLPEVVEDRSTLEGNAEKKAVELYQATGVFSMADDTGLEVEALQGAPGVFSARYAGEHATYAENRRKMLLEMKGIQHRRAQFRTVIAYKKQALYLFEGVCTGQIIDVERGEGGFGYDPIFVPDGYDRTFAEMTLEEKNKISHRGRAFQKFLAFLASNHA
- a CDS encoding D-tyrosyl-tRNA(Tyr) deacylase, coding for MIAMVQRVSEASVKIDGQIVGEIGQGVLVLLGIHINDTQKELEWLVQKVVQLRIFNDEDGKMNRSLLEVGGQALVVSQFTLYGDAKKGNRPSYITAARPETAIPLYESFVEKLSLAIRKTVPTGVFGADMKVSLVNDGPVTLWLEKQPNG